The Armatimonadota bacterium genome includes a region encoding these proteins:
- the mraZ gene encoding division/cell wall cluster transcriptional repressor MraZ: MLKGEFQYALDDKGRVVIAPRFRRVLGDQVVATRGLDPCISVYSPAEWAKVADALLKLSTKQRDVMRYLLAGAVDIELDRQGRITLPLHLRQHAGIEREVVVVGLISRIEIWNYAGWQSYIEKAKLSAPQIAEQIEELRI; this comes from the coding sequence ATGCTCAAGGGTGAGTTCCAGTACGCGCTGGACGACAAGGGGCGGGTTGTCATCGCTCCCAGGTTCCGGCGCGTCCTGGGCGATCAGGTCGTAGCCACCCGCGGACTGGATCCCTGCATCAGCGTATACTCGCCCGCGGAATGGGCCAAGGTCGCGGACGCGTTGCTCAAGCTCTCCACCAAGCAGCGCGACGTTATGCGCTATCTGCTTGCCGGCGCCGTGGACATCGAGCTCGACCGACAGGGCAGGATAACCCTGCCGCTTCACCTGCGGCAGCATGCCGGGATCGAGCGCGAGGTGGTGGTGGTGGGTCTGATCAGCCGGATCGAGATATGGAACTACGCCGGCTGGCAGTCCTACATCGAGAAGGCGAAGCTGTCGGCTCCGCAGATCGCGGAGCAGATCGAGGAGCTGCGAATATAG
- a CDS encoding HD-GYP domain-containing protein, whose translation MRAIGRLMGFRPLLVLIAAFSLGLGLSTVHRYNILPVIVLVLMAGVGEWLAVRLGPQGVFTLRPVAAFVGLWIGGPALLMLAGLLPILLVTIPARRLPVGDALSQSGGEAIGLWAGYLAYAGLGLGLGQQWGSFEMVELTARVGSMFTFWCVQIPHQALDLNLREGMRFRSVLRHLIRNGWTHVASLSVAAIFLSYIQASFGLVVMGIASVVLIEAYYPWKLLGDQGGVLLTSLQMMAQAVDLKDPYTSNHSQNVARYAVRIAREMDLPEAEVERIRIGALMHDIGKIGVSGRIIRKPGKLTPDEHVTMMHHSSVSANIIEPLDILGESAEMVRHHHERWDGAGYPDGLIGEQIPVGSRIILVADALDALTTDRPYRKGVGRAAAVAILQQNAGTQFDRAAVDALRRVAALL comes from the coding sequence ATGAGGGCCATCGGCCGACTGATGGGTTTCAGGCCATTGCTGGTGCTGATCGCGGCCTTCTCTCTGGGCCTCGGTCTTTCAACGGTTCACCGGTACAACATCCTGCCCGTGATCGTTCTCGTTCTTATGGCGGGTGTCGGTGAGTGGCTCGCAGTGCGGCTCGGCCCGCAGGGCGTGTTCACGCTGAGACCGGTCGCGGCCTTTGTGGGACTTTGGATAGGTGGACCGGCCCTTCTCATGCTTGCCGGACTTCTGCCCATCCTCCTGGTAACGATTCCTGCGCGACGGCTCCCGGTGGGCGACGCCCTGTCTCAGTCCGGGGGAGAGGCAATCGGCCTCTGGGCCGGGTACCTGGCGTACGCAGGCCTCGGATTGGGGTTGGGGCAGCAATGGGGAAGCTTCGAGATGGTCGAACTAACTGCTCGTGTCGGCAGCATGTTCACCTTCTGGTGCGTGCAGATCCCACATCAAGCGCTCGACCTCAACCTCAGGGAAGGCATGCGGTTCAGGTCGGTCCTTCGACACCTGATCCGGAATGGGTGGACGCACGTGGCGTCGCTGTCTGTAGCGGCCATCTTCCTGAGCTACATCCAGGCGAGCTTCGGCCTGGTCGTCATGGGCATCGCCTCGGTCGTTCTCATAGAGGCCTACTATCCGTGGAAGCTCCTGGGAGACCAGGGCGGAGTTCTTCTCACCAGCCTGCAGATGATGGCGCAGGCCGTTGACCTGAAGGATCCATACACGTCAAACCACTCCCAGAACGTGGCGCGGTATGCGGTCCGCATCGCGAGGGAGATGGATCTGCCGGAGGCCGAGGTTGAGCGCATCCGGATTGGTGCGCTCATGCACGACATCGGCAAGATCGGTGTCAGTGGGCGCATCATCCGGAAGCCGGGGAAGCTCACGCCCGACGAGCACGTCACCATGATGCATCATTCATCCGTGAGCGCGAACATCATCGAGCCCCTGGACATCCTCGGCGAGTCGGCAGAGATGGTGCGCCACCATCACGAGCGATGGGACGGAGCCGGGTATCCCGACGGGCTGATAGGAGAGCAGATCCCGGTGGGCTCCCGGATCATCCTTGTCGCCGATGCACTTGACGCGCTGACGACAGACAGGCCGTATCGGAAGGGCGTCGGCCGCGCCGCGGCCGTCGCCATACTGCAGCAGAACGCCGGAACGCAGTTCGACCGGGCCGCTGTGGACGCGCTGCGGCGGGTAGCGGCTCTCCTGTAG